One window from the genome of Mumia sp. ZJ1417 encodes:
- the hutU gene encoding urocanate hydratase, with amino-acid sequence MSHEPVRAPRGTQITARSWQTEAPLRMLMNNLDPEVAERPEDLVVYGGTGRAARSWEAYDAIVRTLRTLDDDETLLVQSGKPVGVFRTHAWAPRVLIANSNLVGDWATWPEFRRLEAEGLTMYGQMTAGSWIYIGTQGILQGTYETFGAVARKLWGLDRLDRRGDRLDRRGDRLDRPTLAGTLTLTAGCGGMGGAQPLAVTMNEGVVLVVDVDETRLARRVEHGYLDEYTADLDDAVERVLAAKKDRRPLSVGVVGNAATVFPELLARGVEIDIVTDQTSAHDPLSYLPEGIDVADWKAEAARDPEGFTARARASMAKHVEAMVGFMDAGAEVFDYGNSIRDEARQGGYARAFAFPGFVPAYIRPLFCEGKGPFRWAALSGDPADIAATDRAILDLFPEDEHLRRWITQAGEKVHFEGLPARICWLGYGERHRAGLRFNEMVASGELSAPLVIGRDHLDSGSVASPYRETEAMADGSDAIADWPLLNALLNTASGATWVSLHHGGGVGIGRSLHAGQVIVADGTPLAAEKIERVLTNDPGTGVMRHVDAGYDRARDVAHERGVRVPMEEAPMEEA; translated from the coding sequence ATGAGCCACGAACCCGTACGGGCGCCGCGGGGCACCCAGATCACCGCCCGCTCGTGGCAGACCGAAGCCCCGTTGCGGATGCTGATGAACAATCTGGATCCGGAGGTCGCCGAGCGCCCCGAGGACCTTGTCGTCTACGGCGGTACGGGACGCGCCGCGCGCAGCTGGGAGGCGTACGACGCGATCGTCCGCACGCTGCGCACCCTCGACGACGACGAGACCCTGCTCGTGCAGTCCGGCAAGCCGGTCGGCGTGTTCCGTACGCACGCGTGGGCGCCCCGCGTCCTCATCGCCAACTCCAACCTGGTCGGCGACTGGGCGACGTGGCCCGAGTTCCGGCGGCTCGAGGCCGAGGGGCTCACGATGTACGGCCAGATGACGGCCGGGTCGTGGATCTACATCGGCACGCAGGGGATCCTCCAGGGCACGTACGAGACCTTCGGCGCCGTGGCGCGGAAGCTGTGGGGTCTCGACAGGCTCGACCGACGGGGTGACAGGCTCGACCGACGGGGTGACAGGCTCGACCGACCGACCCTCGCCGGCACCCTCACCCTCACGGCCGGCTGCGGCGGCATGGGCGGCGCGCAGCCGCTCGCGGTCACGATGAACGAGGGCGTGGTCCTCGTCGTCGACGTGGACGAGACGCGGCTCGCGCGACGCGTCGAGCACGGCTACCTGGACGAGTACACCGCCGACCTCGACGACGCCGTCGAGCGCGTCCTCGCCGCCAAGAAGGACCGCCGCCCGCTGTCGGTCGGGGTGGTCGGCAACGCGGCGACCGTGTTCCCCGAGCTGCTCGCGCGCGGCGTCGAGATCGACATCGTCACCGACCAGACGAGCGCGCACGACCCGCTGAGCTATCTCCCCGAGGGCATCGACGTCGCGGACTGGAAGGCCGAGGCGGCGCGCGACCCGGAGGGGTTCACCGCACGCGCCCGCGCGTCGATGGCCAAGCACGTCGAGGCGATGGTCGGGTTCATGGACGCCGGCGCGGAGGTGTTCGACTACGGCAACTCGATCCGCGACGAGGCACGCCAGGGTGGGTACGCCCGCGCGTTCGCGTTCCCCGGCTTCGTCCCCGCCTACATCCGCCCGCTGTTCTGCGAGGGCAAAGGCCCGTTCCGGTGGGCGGCGCTGTCCGGTGATCCCGCCGACATCGCGGCCACCGACCGCGCGATCCTCGATCTGTTCCCCGAGGACGAGCACCTGCGCCGCTGGATCACGCAGGCGGGGGAGAAGGTCCACTTCGAGGGGCTGCCGGCGCGCATCTGCTGGCTCGGGTACGGCGAACGGCACCGCGCCGGGCTGCGTTTCAACGAGATGGTCGCGTCGGGCGAGCTGAGCGCGCCGCTCGTCATCGGGCGCGACCACCTCGACTCCGGCTCGGTCGCGTCGCCGTACCGCGAGACCGAGGCGATGGCCGACGGCTCCGACGCGATCGCGGACTGGCCGTTGCTCAACGCGCTGCTCAACACCGCCTCCGGCGCGACGTGGGTGTCGCTCCACCACGGCGGTGGCGTCGGGATCGGCCGCTCGCTCCACGCGGGGCAGGTGATCGTCGCCGACGGGACCCCGCTTGCCGCCGAGAAGATCGAGCGGGTCCTCACGAACGACCCTGGGACGGGCGTGATGCGGCACGTCGACGCCGGGTACGACCGGGCGCGCGACGTCGCGCACGAGCGTGGCGTGCGCGTGCCGATGGAAGAAGCGCCGATGGAGGAGGCGTGA